GGAGCCTTCACAGCAGCGATTTTCAGCGTGCCGCGCAGACGGTTGACAACGAGAGTGGCGAGGGCTTCGCCGTCCACGTCTTCAGCAACGATGACGAGAGGACGACCGGATTGAGCAACCTGCTCAAGAACCGGGAGCAGTTCTTTCATGTTGCTGACTTTTTTCTCGCTCAGAAGAACGAAGGCATTTTCATAAACGCATTCCATGCGCTCAGCATCGGTTACGAAGTAAGGAGAGAGGTAACCGCGATCGAATTGCATACCTTCGGTGAATTCGAGAGTGGTGTCCATGCCCTTGGCTTCATCAACGGTGATCACACCGTCGCGGCCGACTTTGTCCATGGCTTCAGCCAGGATGTTGCCGATGTCGCGGTCGTTGTTGGCAGAGATGGCGCCGACCTGGGCGACTTCTTCGCGAGTCTGGGTAGGACGGGAGATTTTGTCGAGAGCTTCCACGATGGCTTTGACAGCGAGGTCGATGCCGCGCTTCAGTTCCATGGGGTTGTGGCCAGCAGCGACCAGCTTCACGCCTTCGCGGAAGATGGCTTGAGCCAAGACAGTCGCGGTCGTGGTGCCGTCACCGGCGTTGTCGGAGGTGCGGGAAGCAACTTCCTTCACCATCTGAGCGCCCATGTTTTCAAACTTGTCTTCGAGTTCGATTTCCTTGGCAACGGACACACCGTCTTTGGTGATGTTGGGAGCGCCGAACGAACGGTCGATCACCACGTTGCGGCCCTTAGGACCGAGGGTGACTTTCACGGCATTAGCCAGAGTATCGACACCAACGAGAATCTTGCGACGGGATTCTTCACCAAAATTAATCGTCTTAGCTGTCATGATTTCCTCATATTTGAATGATGGAATGAATTAATAAGTGATCTTAGACAAGGACGCCCATGATGTCGTCTTCACGCAGGATCAGGTGCTCGACGCCATTGACCTTGACTTCAGAGCCCGAATATTTGCTGATCAAAACGCGATCGCCAACCTTCAATTCCGGCTTCACGACTTCGCCATTATCCAGACGACGGCCGTTGCCAACTGCGATCACTTCGGCTTCCAATGGCTTTTCTTTGGCGTTATCAGGGATGATGATGCCGCTGGCAGTCTTTTCCTCGGCTTCAACGCGCTTCACGAGGACTCGATCCTGCAATGGTCTAAGTTTCATAGTTTGGCCTCCAACTCTCGTAATAACATTCGATCATTTTGACGGGTTCAAAGAGGGTCTCAGCTTCGTACAGCGACGAAGACATGAGCAGCCCACGGGCTCAGATCAGCCACTTTTTCGAATGGAAAATAAGTATCCTTTTTCAGGTGTCAAGGGAAGGGCTAAAAAAAATCCCGGCATGGCGGGATTGCGTGGATTGATGGCGTTTTCAGGGGATTTAAAGGTCCGGGCTCGCTCTTAGAAGCGCCGAATGGATTTTCTATCCAGCGGGATCGAATCCAAAGACTCGTAGCGAATGTCATGGAAGTAGTCGCGGATCTCCTGAATCAGGTGCCGACGCGCACGCACGGCCGAGGTGGACTCCGCAAAATCTATGGTGACAGGCTGAGCATCCTTCTCACGAGGCACGATGACCAGCTTCAGCTCGCCAGCTTCCGGTTCGCCAGAATGAGCGAGGCAAATCTGTTGGATGTCTGGCCAAGCATAACGAATGGTTTTGAAACGCGTCGCCACTTCGATGGCGGAACTCGTCACGTTGATCGAACGGATGGTGCGGACGTAGAGATAAATGATAGCCAGCCACGGGCTCACCACCATCAGCGCAAAGGCCGCAAGAAGCAACATGGGTGATTGTACGATCATCTGGCCGTTGACGCGGGTGAGCAGCAGGAAGCTCACGCAGCCGATCAGACCAATAAACGACACCGACACCAGCGTGCGGGGATAGGCCAGGAAACGGCGGCCGCCACCGGGCAGGGGGTCGGTGAAGTAATAGTGCTCGCGATCTTCAATCTGGGCTTTTTGGAAGTAGTGGATGGCGTCCTCGTCCTCATTATCTATTTCGATAATGCGGCGCCACATGTTTTCCTCGTCTTCGAAGCGGCCCACGTGTTCAAAGAGAGCCGCTTTCAATTTCAAGGCTTCCAGGTTTTTCGGACCCAGTTCCAGCAAATCCTCGATGGCCTTATGAGCTTCATCCAGGCGACCCTGTTCGACAATTTTTCGAATTTGATTGACGTGCTTCATAAGGTGCCTATCGGCACCTGGGTGGAATCCTTAAGCGACGCTGTGTCCGCTCAAGTTTTTAGCGTTTGTTGTGGAGCGGCGGATAAAAAGCCTTGAAACCCTTATTGCAGACCTTGGCAGCCAGGACGAAGGGGGGCTGCGCACAGCGCTGGGGTGAGCAGTCATCCAAAGTGTAGTATTCAATCAGGTTTTTACCGCCTTCAGCCCAGGCCGCACAGTAAAGCTGGACCTGACCTCTGTCGTTTTCCATGAGGATATTATCGCAGTAACAGGAATTGCTGGGAGCCTGGGGTTCCGGGCGCGGTGTCGCGGCCATTTGAATTTTTTGACAAAGGCCGCTGAAAAGCTGGCTGCAATCCGCTGGTTCGCAGCTCGAACGGGACTGGCTGGCCCAGACCTTGGTGCTCTGTCCTGAGTTTTTTGTATCTTCCCAAATCGCGCATTGGGGTTCACCTGCAGCATTGATCGTCGGACCGCAGAGGCAAAAATCATGGGGTTTCCCGGATTTTTCGCCAGTGCTGACGCAGCTGATGAGCGCGAAGACAAACAAACCGGGAATGAAGTTCAAAAAGCGCATGACATTCCTATGCGAAAAAATGGCCACCCAATTGGCGAACGGACCCTAGTTTAGGGGCAATGCCCATGATTGGGAAGCTTATCTTACAGGATTTTGACAAAAGCACTTGTCGGTAAGGCGGCATGTGATAAGAAAGGCAGAACCGTCCACGGATATCACACATCAGCAGGGGACTCGCCATGTTCACAAAGATGACTTTGCCCGAAAAATTCTTTCAGCAGGCGCAGACGCGTCTGGATCAGAAGGCGTTTTACTACTGCCGTGTCCGTGACGGGAAATGGGTAAGCATGACGTGGAAGCGTTACCGGGAAGAGGTTTGCCTGCTTGCAAGCTGGCTGCTGGCGCAGGGTGTGAACAAGGGTTCCAAGATCGCGATCCTGTCCGCCAACCGCCCGGAATGGATGATTGCGGACCTTGCTATACTTTCGATCGGAGCCATCTCGATCCCGGTCTATGCGACTTCTTCGCATGCAGATGTAAGCTATATTTTGGAACACTCCGGCGCTGAATATCTGATCGTGGACACTCTGGAACGCATCACCTATCTGCAGAAAACGAAACTTACAGGCATTGTCAGTTTTG
This Oligoflexus sp. DNA region includes the following protein-coding sequences:
- the groL gene encoding chaperonin GroEL (60 kDa chaperone family; promotes refolding of misfolded polypeptides especially under stressful conditions; forms two stacked rings of heptamers to form a barrel-shaped 14mer; ends can be capped by GroES; misfolded proteins enter the barrel where they are refolded when GroES binds) — its product is MTAKTINFGEESRRKILVGVDTLANAVKVTLGPKGRNVVIDRSFGAPNITKDGVSVAKEIELEDKFENMGAQMVKEVASRTSDNAGDGTTTATVLAQAIFREGVKLVAAGHNPMELKRGIDLAVKAIVEALDKISRPTQTREEVAQVGAISANNDRDIGNILAEAMDKVGRDGVITVDEAKGMDTTLEFTEGMQFDRGYLSPYFVTDAERMECVYENAFVLLSEKKVSNMKELLPVLEQVAQSGRPLVIVAEDVDGEALATLVVNRLRGTLKIAAVKAPGFGDRRKAMLQDIAILTGGTVVSEDVGLKLENTTLQQLGQAKRVTITKDNSTIVDGQGAKADIDARVAQIRAEIDNTTSDYDKEKLQERLAKLVGGVAVIKVGAATEVEMKEKKARVEDALNSTRAAVEGGIVPGGGTALLRAQAALDTVKVDGEQKFGVAIVRRAIEEPLRQIALNAGLEPAVVVDKVKGMKAGEGFNALTEVYEDLYKAGVIDPTKVTKTALTNAASVAGLLLTTEAMIADKPQEAGAAAAPAMGGMGGMGGMGGMGGMM
- the groES gene encoding co-chaperone GroES encodes the protein MKLRPLQDRVLVKRVEAEEKTASGIIIPDNAKEKPLEAEVIAVGNGRRLDNGEVVKPELKVGDRVLISKYSGSEVKVNGVEHLILREDDIMGVLV